One Pseudodesulfovibrio cashew DNA window includes the following coding sequences:
- a CDS encoding AraC family transcriptional regulator, whose amino-acid sequence MYKPDVLSEIFSTLRLNSSLYFRARLSGGYSIEVPRERRTIRFHLVRAGKCFVAVPGEQGIALEEGDLVIVPDGASQVLAAAEGIPAVSLGDVLAKNPLENGNLSYVAEQVGDADSPGVSLLCGYCVFDEAIDHPILTALPKSIVLRSRDLAKEPCTKTTLDLLAMEAELEAPGMTGVLSRLIEIVFLQAVRGADGGDTHQPAGFMAALQDTNMSKALTAIHRDPRASWTIEALASVAGMSRARFADRFAKLVGVPPINYLAKWRLLKGRALLADTSASLEEIADRCGYASAASFSRRFKQEFGTGPGAYRKSR is encoded by the coding sequence ATGTACAAACCAGATGTTCTCTCCGAAATTTTTTCGACGCTCAGGCTGAACAGCTCCCTGTACTTCCGGGCACGGTTGAGCGGCGGATATTCGATTGAAGTGCCTCGGGAAAGGCGAACCATTCGTTTTCACCTGGTGCGCGCGGGGAAATGTTTCGTTGCCGTCCCAGGAGAACAGGGCATTGCATTGGAGGAGGGCGATCTCGTCATCGTTCCGGACGGGGCTTCGCAGGTGCTGGCAGCGGCGGAGGGAATCCCCGCCGTGTCGCTGGGTGACGTGCTGGCCAAAAATCCTTTGGAAAACGGAAACCTGAGCTATGTGGCGGAACAGGTCGGCGATGCCGATTCACCGGGCGTCAGCCTGCTGTGCGGCTACTGCGTTTTCGATGAAGCGATTGACCATCCGATTTTGACGGCCCTGCCGAAATCAATCGTGCTGCGCTCCCGTGATCTTGCTAAAGAACCGTGCACGAAAACCACGCTTGATCTGCTTGCCATGGAAGCGGAACTGGAGGCTCCCGGCATGACGGGGGTCTTGAGCCGGTTGATCGAGATCGTTTTTCTGCAGGCGGTCAGAGGAGCGGACGGCGGCGACACTCATCAGCCTGCGGGATTTATGGCGGCGTTGCAGGACACCAATATGTCCAAGGCGCTGACGGCCATTCACCGCGACCCCCGGGCGAGCTGGACAATCGAGGCCCTGGCCTCCGTTGCGGGCATGTCCCGGGCACGGTTTGCCGACAGGTTCGCCAAACTGGTCGGAGTGCCCCCGATCAATTACCTGGCCAAGTGGCGGCTGCTCAAGGGGCGAGCGTTGCTTGCGGACACCAGCGCCTCCCTGGAGGAGATCGCCGACCGATGCGGGTATGCCTCTGCGGCATCCTTTTCCAGAAGGTTCAAGCAGGAATTCGGCACCGGTCCCGGAGCCTACCGCAAGAGCCGATGA
- a CDS encoding LysE family translocator, translating into METALALMSFALVMSITPGPANFLLLASGANFGLVRTLPLLFGVSFGFLFMVFLVGIGLGHVLEQYPVVHTTLRFACGAYVLWLAYQIGRSRSLGGDGEPMTNPIGFINAALLQWVNPKAWTVALIVNVSYAFPGALVPSLLKMILLFAIVNIPSIGVWALSGSALRRHLRSGKRLAVFNLGMASMLVLSTIPMLFTT; encoded by the coding sequence ATGGAAACAGCCCTTGCCCTCATGAGCTTCGCCCTGGTCATGTCCATTACGCCGGGCCCCGCGAATTTCCTCCTGCTCGCTTCCGGAGCGAATTTCGGTCTTGTTCGAACGCTACCGCTGCTCTTCGGAGTCAGCTTCGGTTTTCTCTTCATGGTTTTTCTCGTGGGCATCGGCCTGGGACATGTCCTGGAGCAGTACCCGGTCGTCCACACCACACTGCGATTTGCATGCGGAGCCTACGTGCTGTGGCTGGCCTATCAAATAGGGCGCAGCAGATCGCTCGGAGGAGACGGGGAACCAATGACGAACCCCATCGGCTTCATTAACGCCGCCCTGCTCCAGTGGGTCAACCCCAAGGCCTGGACGGTGGCGCTCATCGTGAACGTCTCCTACGCCTTTCCGGGCGCGCTGGTTCCCAGCCTCCTGAAAATGATACTGCTCTTTGCGATTGTAAACATACCTTCCATAGGGGTATGGGCTTTGTCGGGGTCGGCGCTTCGACGGCATCTCCGTAGCGGAAAACGGCTCGCCGTCTTCAACCTGGGCATGGCGTCGATGCTCGTGCTGTCCACGATCCCCATGCTTTTCACCACCTGA
- a CDS encoding DUF488 domain-containing protein, giving the protein MPIQVVQLGTARHQDEGIRIGTVRRPPRGVKKTEYASQNWYDVWLPEVAPSPELMKLGQSAETEKEWDIFARKYRRELATPEKSRTLALLAAFSTTSDFSIGCYCADLSRCHVSVLREILKEQGALFKNSGE; this is encoded by the coding sequence ATGCCTATACAGGTAGTTCAGCTGGGCACGGCTCGACATCAGGACGAAGGAATACGAATCGGAACCGTCAGGAGACCGCCGCGCGGGGTGAAAAAAACCGAGTACGCCAGCCAAAACTGGTATGACGTCTGGCTGCCGGAGGTTGCCCCCTCTCCCGAACTGATGAAGCTGGGCCAAAGCGCGGAGACCGAAAAGGAATGGGATATCTTCGCCAGGAAATACCGTAGGGAACTGGCAACGCCGGAAAAATCCCGAACCCTGGCCCTGTTGGCCGCATTCTCAACCACGAGCGACTTTTCCATAGGATGCTATTGCGCGGACCTGAGTCGTTGCCACGTCTCAGTGCTGCGCGAAATTCTGAAGGAGCAAGGAGCCTTGTTCAAGAACAGCGGAGAATGA
- a CDS encoding [FeFe] hydrogenase, group A, which translates to MKLIEGVMYQTNAPKGIDPDEIFFVQVDATKCEACGSCEEVCASGAIQAINDEGTRQVVDPAACMNCGQCLVSCPYGAIYEGVSYVDEIFEKLKDPDTVVVSMPAPAVRYGLGECFGAATGTYVGGQMHAALRKLGFDYIWDNEFTADVTIMEEGTELIQRVQEQGKKDARPLPQFTSCCPGWVKFAETFYPDLLPNLSSCKSPIGMLGPLSKTYGAHETKTEPKKVYTVSIMPCIAKKYEGLRPELADSGFRDIDATINTRELAYMIKTAGINFNSLPSQQPDPILGDSTGAATIFGNSGGVMEAALRLAYEVLSGKKLANPDIKVVRTHEGINTADVKVPNFGTVKVAVASGLANAAKLCDEVRAGKSPYHFIEIMTCPGGCVNGGGQPLDPDVRASLFKSTVAQINRRFRARKVSA; encoded by the coding sequence ATGAAACTGATTGAAGGCGTGATGTACCAAACCAACGCGCCCAAGGGCATTGATCCGGACGAGATCTTTTTCGTTCAGGTCGACGCCACCAAGTGCGAGGCTTGCGGGAGTTGTGAGGAGGTCTGCGCCTCCGGGGCGATCCAGGCCATCAACGATGAGGGGACCCGTCAGGTTGTCGATCCCGCGGCCTGCATGAACTGCGGCCAGTGTCTGGTCAGCTGTCCCTACGGCGCCATCTATGAAGGCGTCTCCTACGTGGATGAGATCTTCGAGAAGCTCAAGGACCCGGACACCGTGGTCGTATCCATGCCCGCTCCGGCGGTCCGCTACGGCCTCGGCGAGTGCTTCGGAGCGGCTACCGGCACCTACGTCGGCGGACAGATGCACGCCGCCCTGCGCAAGCTCGGCTTCGACTACATCTGGGACAACGAGTTCACCGCGGACGTGACCATCATGGAGGAGGGCACCGAGCTCATCCAGCGCGTGCAGGAACAGGGCAAGAAGGACGCCCGCCCGCTGCCGCAGTTCACTTCCTGCTGCCCCGGCTGGGTCAAGTTCGCCGAGACCTTCTACCCTGACCTGCTGCCCAACCTCTCGAGCTGCAAGTCTCCCATCGGGATGCTCGGCCCCCTGTCCAAGACCTACGGTGCTCACGAAACGAAAACCGAACCCAAGAAGGTCTACACCGTGTCGATCATGCCCTGCATCGCCAAGAAGTACGAAGGACTCCGTCCCGAACTGGCGGACAGCGGCTTCCGCGACATCGATGCCACCATCAACACCCGCGAGCTGGCCTACATGATCAAGACCGCGGGCATCAACTTCAACAGCCTGCCCTCGCAGCAGCCCGACCCGATCCTGGGCGACTCCACCGGCGCGGCCACCATCTTCGGCAACAGCGGCGGCGTCATGGAAGCGGCCCTGCGCCTGGCATACGAAGTGCTGTCCGGCAAGAAGCTGGCTAACCCCGACATCAAGGTGGTGCGTACCCATGAGGGCATCAACACCGCCGACGTCAAGGTGCCCAACTTCGGCACGGTCAAGGTGGCTGTGGCCAGCGGCCTGGCGAACGCGGCCAAACTCTGCGACGAAGTCAGGGCCGGGAAATCCCCCTACCACTTCATCGAGATCATGACCTGCCCCGGCGGCTGCGTGAACGGCGGCGGACAGCCCCTGGACCCGGACGTCCGGGCCTCGCTGTTCAAGAGTACGGTGGCCCAGATCAACAGGCGCTTCCGTGCGCGCAAGGTTTCAGCCTAA
- a CDS encoding iron hydrogenase small subunit, with protein MKMNRRVFIKACGVMAGYAVLGANLTKEAVASTMDFVGLRQTSVYTADAKIYKVRKSQDNPMIKKIYDHEHGFLHEGPCGHMSHHLLHTHYNDRSARLAALKNKGFKFNL; from the coding sequence ATGAAAATGAACAGACGCGTCTTCATCAAGGCATGCGGCGTGATGGCCGGTTATGCAGTGCTCGGCGCCAACCTGACCAAGGAAGCCGTGGCGAGCACCATGGACTTTGTCGGTCTGCGGCAAACCTCCGTGTATACCGCCGATGCCAAGATATACAAGGTCAGGAAGTCGCAGGACAACCCCATGATCAAGAAGATCTACGACCATGAGCACGGGTTCCTGCACGAAGGCCCCTGCGGACACATGTCCCATCACCTGCTGCACACGCACTATAATGATCGCAGCGCCAGGTTGGCCGCTCTCAAGAACAAGGGCTTCAAGTTCAACCTGTAA
- a CDS encoding TM1266 family iron-only hydrogenase system putative regulator, with translation MQKRLGIIGIIIKNRKEAAATVNTILSDHGEIIVGRMGLPFRDRGVSIIDLIIEATTDEVGALTGKLGMLDGVQVKSLLV, from the coding sequence TTGCAGAAACGACTCGGCATCATCGGCATCATCATCAAGAACAGAAAAGAGGCGGCAGCCACCGTCAATACCATCCTGAGCGACCACGGCGAAATCATCGTGGGCAGGATGGGGCTGCCGTTCAGGGACAGGGGTGTGAGCATCATCGACCTGATCATCGAGGCCACCACCGATGAGGTTGGGGCCCTGACCGGCAAGCTCGGCATGCTTGACGGCGTACAGGTCAAGTCACTTTTGGTTTAA
- the hydG gene encoding [FeFe] hydrogenase H-cluster radical SAM maturase HydG — protein sequence MKKDSTLGEGLANFVDEATIRDEMARAENPSKGLINEILLKAREKQGLDPDEAAALLKNTDRELDEAIFETAIAIKKAIYGNRLVVFAPLYITNECANQCKYCGFKATNKELDRRTLSPEEIRREVEVLEDLGHKRLLLVYGEHPTLGADWIAETVRDVYAVTSAKSGEIRRVNINCAPLDVEGFRTLHEVGIGTYQCFQETYHRPTYEKLHIAGRKTDFLWRLHAMHRAQEAGIDDVGMGALFGLYDTTYEVLGLLHHARQLERDWGVGPHTISFPRLEPALNADIAYNPPYPTTDHEFKKIVAVLRLAVPYTGLILTTRENAEFRRELLEVGVSQLSGGSRTYPGAYADPEYDRPDVQQFCVGDSRSLDEVIQSIAGDHGYVPSWCTACYRLGRTGEHFMELAKTGFIQKFCLPNGLLTFKEYLEDYASEETRRIGEELIRREVENYPDPDRKSLLTDRLARMEAGERDLYL from the coding sequence ATGAAAAAGGACAGCACGCTGGGCGAGGGCCTGGCCAACTTCGTGGACGAGGCAACTATTCGGGATGAGATGGCGCGGGCGGAGAATCCGTCCAAAGGCCTGATCAACGAGATCCTGCTCAAGGCCAGGGAGAAACAGGGCCTGGACCCGGACGAAGCCGCCGCCCTGCTCAAGAATACGGACAGGGAACTGGACGAGGCCATCTTCGAGACGGCCATCGCCATCAAGAAGGCCATCTACGGCAACCGCCTTGTGGTCTTTGCGCCGCTGTACATCACCAATGAGTGCGCCAACCAGTGCAAATACTGCGGGTTCAAGGCCACCAACAAGGAACTGGACCGCCGCACGCTCTCCCCGGAGGAAATCCGGCGGGAGGTGGAAGTGCTCGAGGACCTCGGGCACAAGCGGCTCCTGCTGGTCTACGGCGAGCACCCCACCCTGGGAGCCGACTGGATCGCGGAGACCGTGCGCGACGTCTACGCCGTGACCTCGGCCAAGAGCGGCGAAATCCGCAGGGTCAATATCAACTGCGCCCCCCTGGACGTGGAGGGCTTTCGCACGCTCCACGAGGTGGGCATCGGAACCTACCAGTGTTTCCAGGAGACCTACCACCGGCCCACCTATGAGAAGCTGCACATCGCCGGACGCAAGACGGACTTCCTGTGGCGGCTGCACGCCATGCACCGGGCTCAGGAGGCGGGCATCGACGATGTGGGCATGGGCGCGCTCTTCGGTCTCTATGACACGACCTACGAGGTCCTCGGCCTGCTCCACCACGCGCGGCAGTTGGAACGGGACTGGGGCGTGGGGCCGCACACCATCTCCTTCCCCAGGCTGGAGCCCGCCCTCAATGCCGATATCGCCTACAATCCGCCGTATCCGACCACGGACCACGAGTTCAAGAAGATCGTGGCCGTGCTCAGACTGGCCGTACCCTACACCGGCCTGATCCTGACCACCCGCGAGAACGCCGAGTTCCGCAGGGAGCTCCTTGAAGTGGGCGTTTCCCAGCTCTCGGGAGGCTCGCGCACCTATCCCGGAGCGTATGCCGACCCCGAATACGACCGTCCCGATGTGCAGCAGTTCTGCGTCGGGGACAGCCGCAGCCTGGACGAGGTCATCCAGTCCATTGCCGGGGACCACGGCTACGTGCCGTCCTGGTGTACTGCGTGCTACCGGCTGGGCCGCACCGGCGAACACTTCATGGAGCTGGCCAAGACCGGATTCATCCAGAAATTCTGCCTGCCCAACGGGCTGCTGACCTTCAAGGAATACCTGGAGGACTACGCCTCGGAAGAGACCCGGCGCATCGGCGAGGAGCTCATCCGGCGCGAAGTGGAGAACTATCCCGATCCCGACCGCAAGAGTCTGCTCACCGACCGGCTTGCCCGCATGGAAGCCGGAGAGCGGGACCTGTACCTTTAA
- a CDS encoding aspartate ammonia-lyase: MERDGLGEMPIPADVYWGTHTARAVRNFPFSGYRLHPAFVCAFAQVKQACARTNALLGYLPGERGPAIMDACAEMADGALHDQIVVDAFQGGAGTSTNMNFNEVIASRAAELLGGHRGDRDLVSPLRHVNMHQSTNDAYPTALRVAVLNMLAELEKIVSTLQETLQAKEAEFRDVVKVGRTELTDAVPMTLGMTFGAFAEAVARDRWRLFKCRERLKRVNLGGTAIGTGLGAPRDYVLAVAGHLAAITGLPVSRAENMVDATQNGDVFAEVSGMLKACAANLLKIASDLRLLSSGPDAGLGEIVLPALQAGSSIMAGKVNPVMPEAVTQAALRVMANDQMIGMAVGMGQLELNHLLPLITHSLIESLALLTASCRGLAEDCVPEIQARPERCRTQVERSGALATVLVPVLGYEAVERLAKDARQEGRTVPAQLVLSGIASEETVDRLFSPRQLCKLGFTPGEFEEVNTP, from the coding sequence ATGGAACGCGACGGACTGGGCGAAATGCCCATTCCCGCCGACGTCTACTGGGGTACCCACACAGCGCGGGCCGTGCGCAACTTCCCCTTCTCCGGATATCGGCTTCATCCGGCCTTTGTATGCGCCTTTGCCCAGGTCAAGCAGGCCTGCGCCAGGACCAACGCGCTCCTCGGATACCTGCCCGGGGAGCGCGGCCCGGCGATCATGGACGCCTGCGCCGAGATGGCGGACGGCGCGCTCCACGACCAGATCGTGGTGGACGCCTTCCAGGGCGGGGCCGGGACCTCGACCAACATGAACTTCAACGAAGTCATCGCCTCCCGGGCCGCCGAACTCCTCGGCGGCCACCGGGGGGACAGGGATCTGGTCTCACCCCTGCGCCACGTGAACATGCACCAGTCCACCAACGACGCCTATCCCACCGCCCTGCGCGTGGCCGTGCTGAACATGCTGGCGGAACTGGAAAAGATCGTCTCGACCCTCCAGGAAACCCTTCAGGCCAAGGAGGCCGAGTTCCGTGACGTGGTCAAGGTGGGCAGAACCGAGCTGACCGACGCCGTGCCCATGACCCTGGGCATGACCTTCGGCGCCTTTGCCGAGGCCGTGGCCCGCGATCGCTGGCGGCTCTTCAAGTGCCGGGAGCGGCTGAAACGGGTCAACCTGGGCGGCACGGCCATCGGCACCGGTCTGGGCGCGCCGCGAGACTACGTGCTGGCCGTGGCCGGGCACCTGGCCGCGATCACGGGGCTGCCCGTGTCCCGCGCCGAGAACATGGTGGACGCCACCCAGAACGGCGACGTCTTTGCCGAGGTCTCGGGCATGCTCAAGGCGTGCGCGGCAAACCTGCTCAAGATCGCCTCGGACCTGCGCCTGCTCTCCAGCGGCCCGGATGCCGGGCTGGGAGAGATTGTCCTGCCAGCACTCCAGGCCGGGTCGTCCATCATGGCGGGCAAGGTCAACCCGGTCATGCCCGAGGCTGTGACACAGGCCGCCCTCCGGGTCATGGCCAACGACCAGATGATCGGCATGGCCGTGGGTATGGGACAGCTGGAGCTCAACCACCTCCTGCCGCTCATCACCCACTCCCTGATCGAATCCCTGGCCCTGCTCACTGCGTCCTGCCGGGGGTTGGCCGAAGACTGCGTACCGGAAATCCAAGCACGCCCGGAGCGATGCCGCACCCAGGTGGAGCGAAGCGGAGCCCTGGCCACGGTGCTGGTGCCTGTGCTGGGATACGAAGCGGTGGAACGGCTCGCAAAGGACGCGCGCCAAGAAGGCCGGACCGTTCCGGCCCAACTCGTGCTCTCGGGCATCGCTTCCGAGGAAACCGTCGACCGACTGTTCTCGCCCCGTCAACTGTGCAAGCTGGGCTTCACGCCCGGTGAATTCGAGGAGGTGAACACGCCATGA
- the hydE gene encoding [FeFe] hydrogenase H-cluster radical SAM maturase HydE — translation MNTPDILTALTGADDASLFALADETRRRVFGKAVYIRAIVEFSNVCDKHCRYCGLRADNRRLNRYRMRADDILAAADAAVAEGAGTVVLQSGDDFSYSAELVGELIREIKERHDVAVTLSLGDRSLDEYVYWRACGADRCLMKLETTDRHLYKQLRRGEDFGARLHRVEELRRMGYEIGSGVIAGLPGTTPMDALRDILFLTDLGLDMIAVGPFVPNPDTPLSGMTPGSVDLSFRMTALLRILNPEANIPATSALDALRPGSRALALTRGCNVLMPSLTPADYRGDYTIYPGKNAGSTEGAASLAPARKAIEENGFVPSASKGFSPRRSHVR, via the coding sequence ATGAACACACCCGATATCCTCACCGCCCTGACCGGAGCGGACGACGCTTCCCTTTTTGCCCTCGCCGACGAGACCCGCCGCCGGGTCTTCGGCAAGGCCGTGTACATCCGCGCCATCGTGGAGTTCTCCAACGTCTGCGACAAGCACTGCCGGTACTGCGGGCTGCGCGCGGATAACCGCAGGCTCAACCGCTACCGCATGCGCGCCGACGACATCCTCGCCGCTGCAGACGCCGCCGTGGCCGAGGGAGCCGGGACTGTAGTCCTCCAGTCGGGCGACGACTTCTCCTACTCGGCGGAACTGGTGGGTGAACTGATCCGCGAAATAAAAGAGCGTCACGACGTGGCCGTGACCCTCTCCCTGGGAGACCGGAGCCTTGACGAATACGTGTACTGGCGCGCCTGCGGGGCCGACCGCTGCCTGATGAAACTGGAGACCACGGACCGCCATCTGTACAAGCAACTGCGCCGGGGGGAGGACTTCGGCGCACGGCTGCACCGTGTGGAGGAACTGCGTCGCATGGGATACGAGATCGGTTCGGGAGTCATCGCCGGGTTGCCCGGCACCACGCCCATGGACGCGCTGCGCGACATCCTGTTCCTGACCGACCTGGGTCTGGACATGATCGCGGTGGGGCCGTTCGTCCCCAACCCGGACACGCCCCTGTCGGGCATGACGCCGGGCTCGGTGGACCTCTCCTTCCGCATGACCGCGTTGCTGCGCATCCTCAACCCCGAAGCCAACATCCCGGCCACGTCGGCCCTGGACGCCCTGCGGCCCGGCAGCCGCGCCCTTGCCCTGACGCGGGGATGCAACGTGCTCATGCCGTCCCTGACCCCGGCTGACTATCGCGGCGACTACACCATCTATCCCGGCAAGAACGCGGGAAGCACCGAGGGCGCAGCGTCCCTGGCACCGGCCCGCAAGGCCATCGAGGAGAACGGCTTCGTCCCGTCGGCGTCCAAGGGATTCTCCCCGAGGAGGAGCCATGTCCGGTAA